One part of the Methanocalculus alkaliphilus genome encodes these proteins:
- a CDS encoding UPF0280 family protein, translating into MIRRHFQHRQTITTIHADCEEHIEAARGGILDARKAVEGVCATDPFFASTFDPYDPGSDHPVIRRMVAAADEAGVGPMAAVAGTIAWSGVEAMVDAGADCGIVDNGGDIALISDRDLRIGIYAGESNRNSAFLMPPQKKITGICTSSATVGPSISLGSADAVTVFSGNVAAADAWATALCNTLTPDDLSPLPLLVETGVIGVIAVFGDDILRWGAVPPLVSARIDPNLITKGM; encoded by the coding sequence ATGATCAGGCGGCATTTCCAGCACCGCCAGACGATCACAACCATCCATGCGGACTGTGAGGAGCATATCGAGGCGGCACGGGGGGGTATTCTCGATGCACGGAAGGCTGTCGAGGGGGTCTGTGCCACCGATCCCTTCTTCGCCTCGACCTTTGATCCCTATGATCCGGGATCAGATCACCCGGTGATCCGCCGTATGGTCGCAGCAGCAGATGAGGCGGGTGTCGGGCCGATGGCAGCGGTTGCGGGTACCATCGCCTGGTCAGGTGTGGAGGCGATGGTTGATGCAGGGGCGGACTGTGGTATCGTCGATAATGGGGGTGATATCGCCCTCATCTCTGATCGGGATCTCAGAATCGGCATCTATGCCGGAGAATCAAACCGGAATTCTGCATTTCTGATGCCACCGCAGAAGAAGATAACCGGGATCTGTACGTCCTCGGCGACGGTCGGCCCTTCGATATCGCTTGGTTCAGCAGATGCAGTCACCGTCTTCTCCGGGAATGTGGCGGCTGCGGATGCATGGGCAACCGCACTCTGCAACACTCTCACCCCTGATGATCTCTCACCCCTCCCTCTTCTTGTAGAGACTGGTGTCATCGGAGTGATCGCTGTCTTTGGCGATGACATACTCCGGTGGGGGGCTGTCCCCCCCCTCGTCTCTGCCCGTATTGATCCAAATCTGATTACAAAAGGGATGTAG
- a CDS encoding MarR family transcriptional regulator, which yields MRDEDIDWQIYHRIALGEAGTIPELISITELDEEVIRASVQRLVGYLLIRQEGELLRPMGLEEMLLSCRIRYTKDLPVTIENGVIKIRSDHHH from the coding sequence GTGAGAGACGAAGATATCGACTGGCAGATCTACCACCGGATCGCCCTTGGAGAGGCAGGCACCATCCCGGAACTCATCTCGATAACAGAGCTTGATGAAGAGGTGATCAGGGCATCGGTACAGCGGCTTGTCGGATACCTTCTCATCAGGCAGGAGGGGGAGCTCCTCCGTCCCATGGGGCTTGAGGAGATGCTCCTCTCCTGCAGGATCCGATATACAAAGGATCTTCCTGTGACTATTGAGAACGGTGTAATAAAAATCAGGAGTGATCATCATCATTGA